In Streptococcus dysgalactiae subsp. dysgalactiae, the following are encoded in one genomic region:
- a CDS encoding MBL fold metallo-hydrolase, which yields MTPITITNPVAEENTYLLVTDQGILVVDPGSNGKAIIDRIKELNKPLAAILLTHTHYDHIMSLEAVREAFGQPPVYVANEEATWLYTPEMNLSGLIRHADLPDIICQPAEEIFQYHTAYDIAGCQFIVVPTPGHSAGGVSFIFPEEAFVISGDALFRESIGRTDLPTGNFEQLIDSINTQLFSLPNHYQVYPGHGPSTTISHEKNANPFFH from the coding sequence ATGACACCTATTACAATAACGAACCCCGTTGCAGAGGAAAATACTTACCTACTGGTAACTGACCAAGGTATTTTGGTGGTCGATCCTGGTAGCAATGGTAAGGCTATTATTGACCGTATCAAAGAATTAAATAAACCACTTGCGGCTATTTTGCTGACGCATACCCATTATGATCATATCATGAGTTTGGAGGCGGTTAGGGAAGCATTTGGCCAGCCACCTGTCTATGTAGCTAACGAAGAAGCCACTTGGCTTTACACTCCTGAGATGAACCTTTCTGGGCTGATTCGTCACGCAGATCTTCCTGATATTATCTGCCAACCTGCTGAAGAGATTTTTCAATACCACACTGCTTATGACATCGCAGGTTGTCAATTCATTGTGGTTCCAACACCTGGACACTCAGCTGGAGGGGTTTCTTTTATCTTTCCTGAGGAAGCATTCGTCATTAGTGGTGATGCCTTATTCCGAGAAAGCATTGGTAGAACAGACCTGCCAACGGGGAACTTTGAGCAGTTGATTGATAGCATTAACACTCAATTATTCAGCCTTCCTAATCATTATCAGGTCTACCCTGGACATGGCCCTTCAACCACTATTAGCCATGAAAAAAATGCCAA